From Burkholderia cenocepacia, the proteins below share one genomic window:
- a CDS encoding flavodoxin family protein produces MDQLNPPVKTAVVYHSGYGHTQRMAAAVADGAGAALVAIDADGNLADDAWNTLADADAILFGSPTYMGGPSWQFKKFADASSKVWFESGWQNKIFGGFTNSASINGDKLNTLEYFFLLAGQHGGIWVSMDIKPANLKASTRDDLNRMGAYIAPMAQTPADASPEEMSPGDLETARRYGARVAAIAGQLRAGQSRSN; encoded by the coding sequence ATGGATCAACTCAACCCGCCGGTGAAAACGGCCGTCGTCTACCACTCCGGCTACGGCCATACGCAACGGATGGCCGCCGCCGTCGCGGACGGCGCCGGCGCCGCACTCGTCGCGATCGATGCCGACGGCAACCTGGCCGACGACGCGTGGAACACATTGGCCGACGCCGATGCAATCCTGTTCGGCTCGCCGACCTACATGGGCGGCCCGAGCTGGCAGTTCAAGAAGTTCGCGGACGCGTCGTCGAAGGTCTGGTTCGAAAGCGGATGGCAAAACAAGATCTTCGGCGGCTTCACCAATAGCGCCAGCATCAACGGCGACAAGCTCAATACGCTCGAATACTTCTTCCTGCTGGCCGGCCAGCACGGCGGCATCTGGGTCAGCATGGACATCAAGCCGGCCAACCTGAAAGCGTCGACGCGCGACGACCTGAACCGCATGGGCGCCTACATCGCGCCGATGGCGCAGACGCCGGCCGATGCGTCGCCCGAAGAGATGTCGCCGGGCGATCTCGAAACGGCCCGCCGCTATGGCGCGCGCGTTGCGGCGATTGCCGGGCAGTTGCGGGCCGGCCAATCACGCTCCAACTAA
- a CDS encoding tautomerase family protein: protein MPHVIVKAWPGKTEEQKQRLADAITRDVMDILGYGEESVSVGFEEIPADRWKEEVYRPDIDARSGTLYKKPGYRM from the coding sequence ATGCCCCACGTCATCGTCAAAGCCTGGCCCGGGAAGACCGAGGAACAGAAGCAACGTCTCGCGGACGCCATCACGCGCGACGTGATGGACATACTCGGTTATGGTGAGGAATCCGTTTCAGTTGGTTTCGAGGAGATTCCGGCGGATAGATGGAAGGAGGAAGTCTATCGTCCGGATATCGATGCGCGTTCCGGAACGTTGTACAAGAAACCGGGCTATCGGATGTAA
- a CDS encoding aldo/keto reductase has translation MKYKQLGRTGLYVSELCLGTMTMGGNADAGMWAAIGAVGQDDANRLIARALDAGINFIDTADIYSFGQAERVVGQALRDLGVPRHEIVLATKTAGVMGAGPNDQGASRGHIMDSVRRSLERLQVDHIDLYQIHASDPVTPIEETLRALDDLTRQGLIRYVGVSNWRAGKIGKALGLSAALHATRFETLQAYYSIAGRDVERELVPLAVDEQMGLLVWSPLAGGLLSGKFGPGAATEAGSRRGHFDFPPVDLDRAWPCVAEMRAIAGAHRVSVARIALAWLLARPAVTSVIIGARRIDQLDDNLGAVDVVLTDDELARLDAVSALPPCYPGWMIARQEAGRIPGPFTRTASK, from the coding sequence ATGAAATACAAGCAATTGGGCCGCACCGGCCTCTATGTGTCCGAGCTGTGTCTCGGCACGATGACGATGGGCGGCAACGCGGATGCCGGCATGTGGGCGGCGATCGGCGCGGTCGGCCAGGACGACGCGAACCGCTTGATTGCCCGCGCGCTCGACGCAGGCATCAACTTCATCGACACCGCGGATATTTACTCGTTCGGCCAGGCCGAACGCGTGGTCGGGCAGGCGCTGCGCGACCTCGGCGTCCCGCGCCACGAAATCGTGCTGGCGACGAAGACGGCCGGCGTGATGGGCGCGGGCCCGAACGACCAGGGCGCGTCGCGCGGTCACATCATGGATTCGGTGCGGCGCAGCCTCGAGCGGCTGCAGGTCGACCATATCGACCTGTACCAGATTCACGCGAGCGACCCCGTCACGCCGATCGAGGAGACGCTGCGCGCGCTCGACGATCTCACGCGACAGGGGCTGATCCGTTACGTCGGCGTGTCGAACTGGCGCGCGGGCAAGATCGGCAAGGCGCTCGGCCTGAGTGCCGCGCTGCACGCCACGCGCTTCGAGACGCTGCAGGCCTACTACTCGATCGCCGGGCGCGACGTGGAGCGCGAACTGGTTCCGCTCGCCGTCGACGAGCAGATGGGGCTGCTCGTGTGGTCGCCGCTCGCCGGCGGATTGCTGTCGGGCAAGTTCGGCCCCGGTGCGGCGACCGAAGCAGGTTCGCGGCGCGGCCATTTCGATTTTCCGCCGGTCGATCTCGATCGGGCCTGGCCGTGCGTCGCGGAAATGCGCGCGATTGCCGGCGCGCATCGCGTGTCGGTCGCGCGGATCGCGCTCGCGTGGTTGCTCGCCAGGCCGGCGGTCACGAGCGTCATCATCGGCGCCAGGCGGATCGACCAGCTCGACGACAACCTCGGCGCGGTCGATGTCGTCCTGACCGACGATGAGCTGGCGCGTCTCGACGCCGTGAGCGCGTTGCCGCCCTGCTATCCCGGCTGGATGATCGCGCGTCAGGAAGCGGGCAGGATTCCCGGGCCGTTTACGCGCACCGCGTCGAAATAG
- a CDS encoding LysR substrate-binding domain-containing protein: MRRKIPSNSALLAFEAAARHGSFARAADELARTEGAVSRQIGRLEAFLGVTLFERVGNRVRLAPNGTRYAVQVREILDRLERDSLYLMGQPVEGASIDIAAIPTFATRWLIPRLKRFQDRHPNVTVHIAERMEPFLLAGSGFDAAIHFEHPAWAGMHLHPLLEEVLVPVCSPALLEGVGANPSLDALPRLHRRQNPDAWQRYADETGIVLTNSAVGPRYDLHSMLIEAALAGLGVALVPRLYIGAELEQRRLVAPWPDGTAVTKNFCLVLPEPIELSAAPVRAFAEWVLGEARDLAR; this comes from the coding sequence ATGCGACGCAAGATCCCGAGCAATTCCGCGCTCCTGGCCTTCGAGGCGGCGGCCCGACATGGCAGCTTCGCCCGCGCCGCCGACGAGCTGGCCCGCACCGAGGGCGCCGTCAGTCGCCAGATCGGCCGGCTGGAGGCGTTCCTCGGCGTGACGCTGTTCGAGCGCGTCGGCAACCGGGTGCGGCTTGCCCCCAACGGCACGCGATACGCAGTGCAGGTGCGCGAGATTCTGGATCGGCTGGAACGGGACAGCCTGTATCTGATGGGGCAGCCCGTCGAAGGCGCGAGCATCGACATCGCCGCGATTCCGACCTTCGCGACCCGCTGGCTGATCCCGCGGCTGAAGCGCTTTCAGGATCGCCATCCAAACGTCACCGTGCATATCGCCGAACGGATGGAACCCTTCCTGCTGGCCGGCAGCGGATTCGACGCGGCCATTCACTTCGAGCATCCGGCCTGGGCCGGCATGCATCTGCATCCGCTGCTGGAGGAGGTGCTGGTGCCCGTCTGCAGTCCGGCGCTTCTCGAAGGAGTCGGCGCGAACCCGTCGCTGGATGCGCTGCCGCGCCTTCACCGGCGGCAGAATCCGGACGCGTGGCAGCGCTATGCCGACGAGACCGGCATCGTGCTGACCAATTCGGCGGTCGGCCCTCGATACGATCTTCATTCGATGCTGATCGAGGCCGCGCTGGCCGGCCTGGGCGTCGCGCTGGTGCCGCGCCTTTACATCGGCGCCGAGCTTGAACAACGGCGTCTGGTCGCGCCCTGGCCCGACGGCACGGCGGTGACGAAAAACTTCTGCCTCGTGCTGCCCGAGCCGATCGAATTGAGCGCGGCGCCGGTGCGGGCGTTTGCGGAGTGGGTACTGGGCGAGGCGCGAGATTTGGCGCGTTGA
- a CDS encoding LysR family transcriptional regulator, with product MQNLDALLIFARVAEMASFTRAAESLGIQKGRVSTVVRTLERDMGVALLHRTTRRVQLTEDGRAFYARATDLLAEVQELQSMFSGRGASLRGRLRVDMPTELARSVVVPALPQLMAAHPDLELELSSTDRRVDLVREGFDCVIRLGPIADETLIARPLGRLRMTNAASPDYLARHGVPRTLADLHSQGHRMIHYTLTLGARHPGWEYPDGDGYAWLPLPSAMQVNSVQTYHAAGLAGIGLIQAGYSALAHHIESGALVEVLPDLRPEPLAASLVVAHRRNLSPRVRAFMDWIGGVLEPYLD from the coding sequence ATGCAGAACCTTGATGCGCTTTTGATTTTTGCCCGTGTCGCCGAAATGGCGAGCTTCACGCGTGCGGCTGAAAGCCTCGGAATTCAGAAAGGACGGGTATCGACGGTCGTCCGCACGCTTGAACGGGACATGGGCGTCGCACTGCTGCATCGGACCACGCGGCGCGTGCAGCTCACCGAAGACGGACGCGCGTTCTATGCGCGCGCAACCGACCTGCTCGCGGAAGTGCAGGAATTGCAGTCGATGTTTTCGGGGCGTGGCGCATCGCTGCGCGGCAGGTTGCGTGTAGACATGCCCACGGAACTGGCGCGCAGCGTCGTGGTGCCGGCGCTGCCGCAACTGATGGCCGCGCATCCGGATCTGGAGCTGGAGCTTTCCAGCACCGACCGGCGTGTCGATCTGGTTCGGGAAGGGTTCGACTGCGTGATCCGGCTGGGCCCGATCGCCGACGAGACGCTGATTGCCCGGCCGCTGGGCAGGCTGCGCATGACGAATGCGGCGAGCCCGGACTATCTGGCGCGGCATGGCGTGCCGCGTACGCTCGCCGATCTGCACAGCCAGGGGCACAGGATGATTCACTACACGCTGACGCTCGGCGCGCGGCATCCCGGCTGGGAATACCCGGACGGCGACGGCTATGCGTGGCTGCCGTTGCCGAGCGCGATGCAGGTCAACAGTGTGCAGACCTATCATGCGGCCGGGCTGGCGGGCATCGGACTGATCCAGGCCGGCTATTCGGCGCTCGCGCATCACATCGAAAGCGGCGCGCTCGTGGAGGTGTTGCCCGACTTGCGGCCCGAGCCGCTTGCCGCGTCGCTCGTCGTCGCGCATCGGCGCAATCTTTCGCCGCGCGTGCGGGCGTTCATGGACTGGATCGGGGGCGTGTTGGAGCCGTACCTCGATTAG